In Scophthalmus maximus strain ysfricsl-2021 chromosome 21, ASM2237912v1, whole genome shotgun sequence, one genomic interval encodes:
- the gtf3ab gene encoding general transcription factor IIIA, b isoform X3: protein MMDRHWKPFSCENCDKSFCTRYQLARHELNHSGEKPHKCLADGCSEAFVTNASMKNHMARVHQQQEKRYKCDYQGCAKDFNKRNQLKSHKGEHEQLLPFHCTFSGCTKEFPSHGKLQHHKKVHEGYPCEAEACPFQGKTWTEYLKHRKEHKVKVLCGECKKRFNNTWYLHQHELRVHSGERRMLSCPREGCDKKFTGRFSFENHVLGDHDGKRPFSCAYAGCGKSFAMKENLWRHGVVHDPAKKKLKKLHPKKNQPWRKALQVKLAAAANQADANKLAAKLRNTALEDKKS from the exons AAACCGTTCTCCTGTGAGAACTGTGACAAGAGCTTTTGCACTCGCTATCAGCTCGCCAGACATGAGCTTAATCACAGTGGGGAGAAGCCACACAA GTGTTTGGCTGATGGCTGCTCTGAGGCCTTTGTCACAAATGCCAGCATGAAGAACCACATGGCTCGAGTTCACCAGCAACAAGAGAAGCGATATAAA TGTGACTATCAGGGCTGTGCAAAGGATTTCAACAAGAGGAACCAACTTAAGTCCCACAAGGGCGAGCATGAACAGCTCCTGCCTTTTCA TTGTACTTTCAGTGGCTGCACAAAAGAATTTCCCTCTCATGGGAAACTCCAGCATCACAAGAAAGTGCATGAAG gttACCCTTGTGAGGCAGAAGCGTGTCCTTTCCAGGGAAAGACGTGGACAGAATATCTGAAGCACAGAAAAGAACATAAAG TCAAGGTGCTGTGCGGAGAGTGCAAGAAGCGCTTTAACAACACCTGGTACTTGCACCAGCATGAGCTGCGTGTCCACTCCGGGGAAAGGAGGATGTTGTCGTGCCCCAGGGAAGGCTGTGACAAAAAGTTCACCGGTCGCTTCAGTTTCGAGAACCACGTGCTCGGCGACCACGACGGCAAGAGGCCTTTCAGCTGTGCCTACGCTGGCTGTGGGAAGAGCTTCGCCATGAAG GAAAACCTGTGGCGACATGGAGTGGTGCATGACCCAGCAAAGAAAAAGCTGAAG AAACTGCATCCTAAAAAGAACCAGCCCTGGCGTAAGGCGCTGCAGGTCAAACTGGCCGCTGCAGCCAATCAAGCGGATGCCAACAAGCTTGCTGCAAAGCTGCGCAATACAGCTTTAGAGGATAAGAAATCTTGA
- the gtf3ab gene encoding general transcription factor IIIA, b isoform X2, whose translation MGERLQSPKSYVCSFFDCDATFSKSWKLEAHLCKHTGLKPFSCENCDKSFCTRYQLARHELNHSGEKPHKCLADGCSEAFVTNASMKNHMARVHQQQEKRYKCDYQGCAKDFNKRNQLKSHKGEHEQLLPFHCTFSGCTKEFPSHGKLQHHKKVHEGYPCEAEACPFQGKTWTEYLKHRKEHKVKVLCGECKKRFNNTWYLHQHELRVHSGERRMLSCPREGCDKKFTGRFSFENHVLGDHDGKRPFSCAYAGCGKSFAMKENLWRHGVVHDPAKKKLKKLHPKKNQPWRKALQVKLAAAANQADANKLAAKLRNTALEDKKS comes from the exons AAAAGCTACGTCTGCTCATTCTTTGATTGTGACGCTACATTCAGTAAGTCGTGGAAGCTCGAGGCCCATCTTTGCAAACACACAGGATTG AAACCGTTCTCCTGTGAGAACTGTGACAAGAGCTTTTGCACTCGCTATCAGCTCGCCAGACATGAGCTTAATCACAGTGGGGAGAAGCCACACAA GTGTTTGGCTGATGGCTGCTCTGAGGCCTTTGTCACAAATGCCAGCATGAAGAACCACATGGCTCGAGTTCACCAGCAACAAGAGAAGCGATATAAA TGTGACTATCAGGGCTGTGCAAAGGATTTCAACAAGAGGAACCAACTTAAGTCCCACAAGGGCGAGCATGAACAGCTCCTGCCTTTTCA TTGTACTTTCAGTGGCTGCACAAAAGAATTTCCCTCTCATGGGAAACTCCAGCATCACAAGAAAGTGCATGAAG gttACCCTTGTGAGGCAGAAGCGTGTCCTTTCCAGGGAAAGACGTGGACAGAATATCTGAAGCACAGAAAAGAACATAAAG TCAAGGTGCTGTGCGGAGAGTGCAAGAAGCGCTTTAACAACACCTGGTACTTGCACCAGCATGAGCTGCGTGTCCACTCCGGGGAAAGGAGGATGTTGTCGTGCCCCAGGGAAGGCTGTGACAAAAAGTTCACCGGTCGCTTCAGTTTCGAGAACCACGTGCTCGGCGACCACGACGGCAAGAGGCCTTTCAGCTGTGCCTACGCTGGCTGTGGGAAGAGCTTCGCCATGAAG GAAAACCTGTGGCGACATGGAGTGGTGCATGACCCAGCAAAGAAAAAGCTGAAG AAACTGCATCCTAAAAAGAACCAGCCCTGGCGTAAGGCGCTGCAGGTCAAACTGGCCGCTGCAGCCAATCAAGCGGATGCCAACAAGCTTGCTGCAAAGCTGCGCAATACAGCTTTAGAGGATAAGAAATCTTGA